In Pan troglodytes isolate AG18354 chromosome 21, NHGRI_mPanTro3-v2.0_pri, whole genome shotgun sequence, one genomic interval encodes:
- the PXMP4 gene encoding peroxisomal membrane protein 4 isoform X1 — MAAPPQLRALLVVVNALLRKRRYHAALAVLKGFRNGAVYGAKIRAPHALVMTFLFRNGSLQEKLWAILQATYIHSWNLARFVFTYKGLRALQSYIQGKTYPAHAFLAAFLGGILVFGENNNINSQINMYLLSRVLFALSRLAVEKGYIPEPRWDPFPLLTAVVWGLVLWLFEYHRSTLQPSLQSSMTYLYEDSNVWHDISDFLVYNKSRPSN; from the exons ATGGCAGCCCCGCCGCAGCTAAGGGCTCTGCTCGTAGTCGTCAACGCACTGCTGCGCAAGCGCCGCTACCACGCTGCGTTGGCCGTGCTTAAGGGCTTCCGGAACGGGGCTGT CTATGGAGCCAAAATCCGGGCCCCTCACGCGCTGGTCATGACCTTTCTCTTCCGGAATGGCAG CCTCCAGGAGAAGCTGTGGGCCATACTGCAGGCCACATATATCCACTCCTGGAACCTGGCACGGTTTGTGTTCACCTACAAGGGTCTCCGTGCCCTGCAGTCCTACATACAAGGCAAGACCTACCCAGCACACGCATTCCTGGCGGCCTTCCTCGGGGGTATCCTGGTGTTTGGAGAAAACAATAACATCAACAGCCAG ATCAACATGTACCTGTTGTCACGCGTCCTGTTTGCCCTGAGCCGCCTGGCTGTAGAGAAGGGCTACATCCCTGAACCCAGGTGGGACCCGTTCCCGCTGCTCACTGCGGTGGTGTGGGGGCTGGTGCTGTGGCTCTTTGAGTATCACCGATCCACCCTGCAGCCCTCGCTGCAGTCCTCCATGACCTACCTCTATGAGGACAGCAATGTATGGCACGACATCTCAGACTTCCTCGTCTATAACAAGAGCCGTCCCTCCAATTAA
- the PXMP4 gene encoding peroxisomal membrane protein 4 isoform X2, with product MAAPPQLRALLVVVNALLRKRRYHAALAVLKGFRNGAVYGAKIRAPHALVMTFLFRNGRSTCTCCHASCLP from the exons ATGGCAGCCCCGCCGCAGCTAAGGGCTCTGCTCGTAGTCGTCAACGCACTGCTGCGCAAGCGCCGCTACCACGCTGCGTTGGCCGTGCTTAAGGGCTTCCGGAACGGGGCTGT CTATGGAGCCAAAATCCGGGCCCCTCACGCGCTGGTCATGACCTTTCTCTTCCGGAATGGCAG ATCAACATGTACCTGTTGTCACGCGTCCTGTTTGCCCTGA